In Nocardioides nitrophenolicus, the genomic window CGGCCATGAACCAGGCGAGCGCGGTACCGAAGTACAGGTTGCCGATCAGCTTGTGATCGGTGGTCGTCATGATGCGGACGAGCTGCTGGCCGAGCGGCTTGCGCTGGCTGAGGTCCGCGGAACGCGCGAGCGTGGTCACTCGTGCTCCCCCTCGTCATCGTTGATGGGCTGCGAGGCGTACTTGCCGCCCACGACCGGCTCGTCGGAGACGTGGTCGGGGTTCTCGGCGAGCTGGGCCAGGTAGGCCTCGTAGTCGGCCTCGGAGACGACCTTCACGTTGAAGAGCATCCGCGAGTGGTAGACGCCGCAGAGCTCGTAGCACTTGCCGTCGTAGTCGCCGATCTCGGTCGGCGTGACCTGGTAGGAGTTCTCGTTGCCCGGCACGACGTCCATGCGCATCGCGAAGGCCGGGATGCCGAAGTTGTGGATCACGTCGGGGCTGCGCAGCTGGAACTCGATCGTCTTGTCGACCGGGATGACCAGGTCGGGGATGTCCTCGCCGGTGCCCGAGACGTAGACGTTGCGGCCCTCGTAGGGCTGGTTGAACGTCCACTGCCACTTCTGGCCCACGACCGTCACGACCACGTCGGGGTTGGGGTCGTGCTCGAGCGCGATGTTCTGCACCCGCACGGTCTGCGAGAAGAACGCGATGACCATGATGACCGGGAAGATCGTGTAGAAGATCTCGATCGGCAGGTTGTAGCGCGTCTGCACCGGGACCTCGTCGTC contains:
- the ctaC gene encoding aa3-type cytochrome oxidase subunit II, whose amino-acid sequence is MGWWHPERTRGAQRRFRRATPLAGFVVLALALSGCSTDTQWERFGMPEITTVQGEHILHLWQGAWIAALVTGVITWALIIGVPIWFRRRSDDEVPVQTRYNLPIEIFYTIFPVIMVIAFFSQTVRVQNIALEHDPNPDVVVTVVGQKWQWTFNQPYEGRNVYVSGTGEDIPDLVIPVDKTIEFQLRSPDVIHNFGIPAFAMRMDVVPGNENSYQVTPTEIGDYDGKCYELCGVYHSRMLFNVKVVSEADYEAYLAQLAENPDHVSDEPVVGGKYASQPINDDEGEHE